In a genomic window of Streptomyces sp. SJL17-4:
- a CDS encoding metallophosphoesterase: MVEGSMTQGAGQEPVVRTATLRDFRVPPYARVPVQGHATDPTTTEPLPVLPPAEPAPPERAPVATPSAPTAAVLGVSVATPVPAAAVSVSAPAPAPAPAEPTLHLGRRTPPAYAPGPAPTASSIVSVATGHPGNAFPEGGMPEGYTPTERDLPVINRGDTVQVLVAAEPAPAAEPAPASGEGPGPLYVVGDVHGYLDELVAALRAQGLIDENGSWAAGNARLWFLGDFTDRGPDGIGVIDLVMRLSAEAAAAGGYCKALMGNHELLLIGAKRFGDTPVNSGAGTATFQAAWLLNGGQKHDMDRLQDVHLQWMSRLDAVVREDDHLLVHSDTTAYLDYGQTIEDVNDTVHEILNRNDADEVWDVFRKFTKRFAFRDEGGPQAVQELLATYGGSRIVHGHSPIPYLLGQVGTEDDEGNSGPLVDGPHVYADGLAIAMDGGVTMAGKLLVVQLPLNG, encoded by the coding sequence GTGGTGGAGGGGTCCATGACTCAGGGGGCCGGGCAGGAGCCCGTGGTGCGCACGGCGACATTGCGTGACTTCCGCGTACCGCCGTACGCCCGCGTGCCCGTACAGGGCCATGCCACCGATCCGACGACCACGGAACCTCTGCCGGTGCTCCCACCGGCCGAGCCCGCTCCCCCGGAGCGCGCACCCGTGGCCACACCCTCCGCACCCACGGCCGCCGTACTCGGGGTCTCCGTCGCTACGCCCGTACCCGCAGCCGCCGTGTCCGTGTCCGCTCCCGCGCCGGCGCCCGCGCCGGCCGAGCCGACCCTGCATCTGGGACGTCGTACCCCTCCCGCGTACGCCCCCGGCCCCGCCCCGACCGCCTCCTCCATCGTCTCCGTCGCCACCGGCCACCCCGGCAACGCCTTCCCCGAGGGCGGGATGCCCGAGGGCTACACCCCGACCGAGCGCGACCTCCCCGTCATCAACCGCGGCGACACGGTCCAGGTCCTGGTCGCGGCCGAGCCCGCCCCCGCCGCCGAGCCCGCCCCCGCGAGCGGCGAAGGCCCCGGCCCGCTCTACGTCGTCGGCGACGTCCACGGCTATCTCGACGAGCTCGTCGCCGCCCTCCGCGCCCAGGGACTCATCGACGAGAACGGCAGCTGGGCCGCCGGCAACGCCCGCCTCTGGTTCCTCGGCGACTTCACCGACCGCGGCCCCGACGGCATCGGTGTCATCGACCTCGTCATGCGCCTCTCCGCCGAGGCGGCCGCCGCCGGCGGCTACTGCAAGGCCCTCATGGGCAACCACGAGCTGCTGCTCATCGGCGCCAAGCGCTTCGGCGACACCCCGGTGAACTCCGGCGCGGGCACCGCCACCTTCCAGGCCGCCTGGCTGCTCAACGGCGGCCAGAAGCACGACATGGACCGGCTCCAGGACGTCCATCTGCAGTGGATGTCCCGGCTCGACGCCGTGGTGCGGGAGGACGACCACCTCCTGGTGCACTCCGACACCACCGCGTACCTCGACTACGGCCAGACCATCGAGGACGTCAACGACACGGTCCACGAGATCCTCAACCGGAACGACGCCGACGAGGTCTGGGACGTCTTCCGGAAGTTCACCAAGCGCTTCGCGTTCCGCGACGAGGGCGGCCCGCAGGCCGTCCAGGAGCTGCTCGCCACCTACGGCGGCTCCCGGATCGTCCACGGCCACAGCCCCATCCCGTACCTCCTCGGCCAGGTCGGCACGGAGGACGACGAGGGCAATTCGGGCCCGCTCGTCGACGGACCGCACGTGTACGCGGACGGTCTGGCGATCGCCATGGACGGCGGAGTGACCATGGCCGGAAAGCTACTGGTCGTCCAACTCCCCCTGAACGGCTGA
- the hisC gene encoding histidinol-phosphate transaminase — protein MSETSGTSGTSTGPKLRAELDGVPTYKPGRPAASGGPVAFKLSSNENPYPPLPGVMETTLAAAANFNRYPDMACTGLTEELADRFGVPVSHLATGTGSVGVAQSLLQATSGPGDEVIYAWRSFEAYPIITQISGATSVQVPLTEGEVHDLDAMAAAITDRTRLIFVCNPNNPTGTAVRRAELERFLDRVPSDVLVVIDEAYREFVRDSDIPDGIELYRDRPNVAVLRTFSKAYGLAGLRVGFAVAHEPVAAALRKTAVPFGVSQLAQDAAVASLRAEDELLGRVGSLVAERERVHAGLVGQGWTVADTQANFVWLRLGERTLDFAAECERHGVMVRPFAGEGVRVTIGETEANDLFLKTAEGFRKEV, from the coding sequence GTGAGCGAGACCAGCGGGACCAGCGGGACGAGCACGGGCCCGAAGCTGCGCGCCGAGCTGGACGGCGTCCCCACCTACAAGCCGGGCAGGCCGGCGGCCTCGGGCGGGCCCGTGGCCTTCAAGCTGTCCTCCAACGAGAACCCGTATCCGCCGCTGCCGGGGGTCATGGAGACCACGCTGGCCGCCGCCGCGAACTTCAACCGCTACCCGGACATGGCCTGCACGGGGCTGACCGAGGAACTGGCGGACCGTTTCGGCGTGCCCGTCTCGCACCTGGCCACCGGCACCGGCTCGGTCGGCGTCGCCCAGTCGCTCCTGCAGGCCACCTCCGGCCCCGGCGACGAGGTCATCTACGCCTGGCGCTCCTTCGAGGCGTACCCGATCATCACGCAGATCAGCGGGGCCACCTCGGTGCAGGTGCCGCTGACCGAGGGCGAGGTGCACGACCTCGACGCGATGGCCGCGGCGATCACCGACAGGACCCGGCTGATCTTCGTCTGCAACCCCAACAACCCCACGGGCACCGCGGTGCGCCGGGCCGAGCTGGAGCGCTTCCTCGACCGAGTGCCCTCCGACGTCCTGGTCGTGATCGACGAGGCGTACCGCGAGTTCGTCCGGGACTCCGACATCCCGGACGGCATCGAGCTCTACCGCGACCGGCCGAACGTCGCCGTGCTGCGGACCTTCTCCAAGGCGTACGGCCTGGCGGGACTGCGGGTCGGCTTCGCCGTCGCCCATGAGCCGGTGGCGGCTGCGCTGCGCAAGACGGCGGTGCCGTTCGGAGTGAGCCAGCTGGCGCAGGACGCGGCGGTGGCCTCGCTGCGGGCCGAGGACGAACTGCTCGGGCGGGTCGGCTCCTTGGTGGCCGAGCGCGAGCGGGTCCACGCGGGGCTCGTGGGGCAGGGCTGGACCGTGGCGGACACCCAGGCGAACTTCGTCTGGCTGCGGCTCGGCGAGCGGACCCTGGACTTCGCGGCGGAGTGCGAGCGGCACGGGGTGATGGTGCGGCCGTTCGCCGGCGAGGGCGTGCGCGTCACGATCGGCGAGACCGAGGCGAACGACCTGTTCCTGAAGACGGCCGAGGGCTTCCGCAAGGAGGTCTGA
- a CDS encoding LacI family DNA-binding transcriptional regulator: MTAAGKHQVSRAQTRGSRQGRAGIRDVAAAAGVSITTVSDALNGKGRLPDATRRHVREVADRLGYRPSAAARTLRTGKSGLIGLTVTTYGDEPFTFTEFAYFAEMARAATSAALARGYALVILPATSRHDVWSNVALDGTVVIDPSDHDPVVTELVRQGLPVVSDGRPAGTLPVTAWVDNDHEAAVLDLLDHLADAGARRIGLLTGTTTDTYTRLSTTAYLNWCERVGQDPVYEAYPAHDPCAGAVAADRLLARPDRPDAVYGLFDPNGTDLLAAARRYGLRVPDDLLLVCCSESTVYATTEPPITTLSLKPRRIGTAVVQLLIDAIEGIDTDGPVEQVIPTELIVRTSSQRRPPRTTVSPPRSPAKD, encoded by the coding sequence ATGACAGCAGCAGGGAAGCACCAGGTGAGCCGGGCACAGACCCGGGGAAGCCGGCAGGGCCGGGCAGGCATCCGGGACGTGGCCGCCGCCGCCGGGGTCTCCATCACGACTGTCTCCGACGCGCTCAACGGCAAGGGCCGACTCCCCGACGCCACCCGCCGTCACGTGCGCGAGGTCGCCGACCGGCTGGGCTACCGCCCGTCCGCGGCGGCCCGCACGCTCCGCACGGGGAAGTCGGGACTCATCGGCCTGACCGTGACCACATACGGGGATGAACCTTTCACCTTCACCGAATTCGCGTACTTCGCGGAGATGGCCAGAGCAGCCACATCGGCGGCGCTCGCGCGGGGCTACGCCCTGGTCATCCTCCCCGCCACCTCCCGCCATGACGTCTGGTCGAACGTCGCCCTCGACGGCACCGTCGTCATCGACCCCTCCGACCACGACCCGGTCGTCACCGAACTGGTCCGGCAGGGCCTGCCCGTCGTCTCCGACGGGCGCCCCGCCGGCACCCTTCCGGTCACCGCCTGGGTCGACAACGACCACGAAGCCGCCGTCCTCGATCTGCTCGACCACCTCGCCGACGCCGGCGCCCGCCGCATCGGTCTCCTCACCGGAACCACCACCGACACCTACACCCGTCTGTCCACCACCGCGTACCTCAACTGGTGCGAGCGGGTGGGCCAGGACCCCGTCTACGAGGCCTATCCGGCGCACGACCCGTGCGCGGGCGCCGTCGCGGCCGACCGGCTGCTCGCCCGACCGGACCGGCCCGACGCCGTGTACGGCCTCTTCGACCCCAACGGAACCGACCTCCTCGCGGCCGCGCGCCGCTACGGGCTGCGCGTCCCGGACGACCTGCTGCTGGTCTGCTGCAGCGAGTCGACCGTCTACGCCACCACCGAACCGCCCATCACGACGCTCTCACTCAAGCCGCGCAGGATCGGCACGGCCGTCGTCCAGCTCCTCATCGACGCCATCGAAGGGATCGACACCGACGGCCCGGTCGAGCAGGTGATACCGACCGAACTCATCGTCCGCACCTCCTCGCAGCGCCGTCCACCGCGCACCACCGTCAGCCCGCCGCGCTCACCCGCGAAGGACTGA
- a CDS encoding cytochrome ubiquinol oxidase subunit I — protein sequence MDLALAPETLARWQFGITTVYHFLFVPLTISLAALTAGLQTAWVRTENEKYLRATKFWGKLFLINIAMGVVTGIVQEFQFGMNWSDYSRFVGDIFGAPLAFEALIAFFFESTFIGLWIFGWDKLPQRIHLACIWMVSIGTILSAYFILAANSWMQHPVGYRINEERGRAELTDFWHVLTQNTALTQFFHTMTAAFLVGGAFMVGISAFHLARKKHIPVMRTSLRLGLITLIIAGLGTAVSGDLLGKVMFKQQPMKMAAAEALWDGEAPAPFSIFAYGDVDKGHNKVAIEIPGLLSFLANDDFTSYVPGINDINKAEQEKFGPGDYRPNIPVAYWGFRWMIGFGMASLTIGMIGLWLTRKKFMLAPGLRTGEDEVPNLVLFKRKALSPRLGKWYWIVALWTMAFPLIANSWGWIFTEMGRQPWVVYGVLRTRDAVSPGTTTGEVLTSMIVFTALYAVLAVIEVKLLVKYIKAGPPELTEDDLNPPTKIGGDSRDPDRPMAFSY from the coding sequence GTGGACCTCGCTCTGGCGCCAGAGACCTTGGCGCGCTGGCAGTTCGGCATCACCACCGTCTACCACTTCCTCTTCGTCCCTCTGACGATCTCCCTCGCCGCTCTCACCGCGGGTCTCCAGACCGCATGGGTCCGGACGGAGAACGAGAAGTACCTCAGGGCGACGAAGTTCTGGGGGAAGCTCTTCCTGATCAACATCGCCATGGGTGTCGTCACCGGCATCGTGCAGGAGTTCCAGTTCGGCATGAACTGGTCCGACTACTCGCGCTTCGTCGGTGACATCTTCGGTGCGCCACTCGCCTTCGAGGCGCTGATCGCCTTCTTCTTCGAGTCGACCTTCATCGGTCTGTGGATCTTCGGCTGGGACAAGCTCCCCCAGCGGATCCACCTCGCCTGCATCTGGATGGTGTCGATCGGCACGATCCTCTCCGCGTACTTCATCCTCGCGGCCAACTCCTGGATGCAGCACCCGGTGGGTTACCGGATCAACGAGGAGCGCGGCCGGGCCGAGCTCACCGACTTCTGGCACGTGCTCACCCAGAACACCGCCCTCACCCAGTTCTTCCACACCATGACGGCGGCCTTCCTGGTCGGCGGCGCGTTCATGGTCGGCATCTCCGCCTTCCACCTGGCGCGCAAGAAGCACATCCCGGTCATGCGGACCTCGCTGCGGCTCGGCCTGATCACCCTGATCATCGCCGGTCTCGGCACCGCCGTCAGCGGTGACCTGCTCGGCAAGGTCATGTTCAAGCAGCAGCCCATGAAGATGGCCGCCGCCGAGGCGCTCTGGGACGGCGAGGCGCCCGCTCCGTTCTCGATCTTCGCGTACGGCGATGTCGACAAGGGCCACAACAAGGTGGCCATAGAGATCCCGGGCCTGCTGTCGTTCCTGGCGAACGACGACTTCACCTCGTACGTCCCGGGCATCAACGACATCAACAAGGCCGAGCAGGAGAAGTTCGGCCCCGGCGACTACCGGCCCAACATCCCGGTCGCCTACTGGGGCTTCCGCTGGATGATCGGCTTCGGCATGGCCTCGCTGACCATCGGCATGATCGGCCTCTGGCTGACCCGCAAGAAGTTCATGCTGGCACCGGGGCTGCGGACCGGTGAGGACGAAGTGCCGAACCTGGTCCTGTTCAAGCGGAAGGCGCTCAGCCCCCGCCTGGGCAAGTGGTACTGGATCGTCGCCCTCTGGACCATGGCGTTCCCCCTGATCGCCAACTCCTGGGGCTGGATCTTCACCGAGATGGGCCGCCAGCCCTGGGTCGTCTACGGCGTGCTGCGTACCCGGGACGCGGTCTCCCCCGGCACCACCACGGGCGAGGTGCTCACCTCGATGATCGTCTTCACCGCGCTCTACGCCGTCCTCGCCGTGATCGAGGTCAAGCTCCTCGTGAAGTACATCAAGGCCGGCCCGCC